In Cucurbita pepo subsp. pepo cultivar mu-cu-16 unplaced genomic scaffold, ASM280686v2 Cp4.1_scaffold001010, whole genome shotgun sequence, a single genomic region encodes these proteins:
- the LOC111786097 gene encoding probable WRKY transcription factor 12 isoform X2: protein MEGSQRSELPNYQLQVSFLSNAPNPQPIHEMGFLHFEDHNQVLSFLAPNNNAATPTTAPPTTTTTTTTTTAMPSAFTTPPHAHLLTRPSWSNDQVGTLDPKPGGDENCTGSTSDGTNSWWRNSNADKTKVKVRRKLREPRFCFQTRSDVDVLDDGYKWRKYGQKVVKNSLHPRYHLISILLLIDTMILSTLNLSSKLKPL, encoded by the exons ATGGAAGGATCACAAAGATCAGAGCTTCCCAATTATCAACTTCAAGTCTCCTTCCTCTCAAATGCACCGAACCCTCAACCCATCCACGAAATGGGGTTTCTCCATTTTGAAGACCACAATCAGGTTTTGAGCTTCTTGGCTCCTAATAACAACGCCGCCACACCCACTACTGCACcacccaccaccaccaccaccactaccaccaccaccgccatGCCTTCTGCCTTCACTACCCCTCCTCACGCGCACCTCCTTACTAGACCCTCTTGGAGCAACGACCAG GTGGGAACACTAGATCCAAAGCCCGGTGGCGATGAAAACTGCACTGGTAGCACCAGCGACGGCACCAATTCATG GTGGAGAAACTCCAACGCAGATAAGACCAAAGTTAAGGTCAGGAGAAAGCTCAGAGAACCGCGTTTCTGTTTCCAAACAAGAAGCGATGTCGATGTCCTCGACGACGGCTACAAATGGAGAAAATACGGCCAAAAAGTCGTCAAGAACAGTCTTCATCCACGGTACCACCTCATTTCAATTCTCCTTCTAATTGAtactatgatattgtccactttgaacctAAGCTCTAAATTGAAACCCTTATGA
- the LOC111786097 gene encoding probable WRKY transcription factor 12 isoform X1: MEGSQRSELPNYQLQVSFLSNAPNPQPIHEMGFLHFEDHNQVLSFLAPNNNAATPTTAPPTTTTTTTTTTAMPSAFTTPPHAHLLTRPSWSNDQVGTLDPKPGGDENCTGSTSDGTNSCARWRNSNADKTKVKVRRKLREPRFCFQTRSDVDVLDDGYKWRKYGQKVVKNSLHPRYHLISILLLIDTMILSTLNLSSKLKPL, from the exons ATGGAAGGATCACAAAGATCAGAGCTTCCCAATTATCAACTTCAAGTCTCCTTCCTCTCAAATGCACCGAACCCTCAACCCATCCACGAAATGGGGTTTCTCCATTTTGAAGACCACAATCAGGTTTTGAGCTTCTTGGCTCCTAATAACAACGCCGCCACACCCACTACTGCACcacccaccaccaccaccaccactaccaccaccaccgccatGCCTTCTGCCTTCACTACCCCTCCTCACGCGCACCTCCTTACTAGACCCTCTTGGAGCAACGACCAG GTGGGAACACTAGATCCAAAGCCCGGTGGCGATGAAAACTGCACTGGTAGCACCAGCGACGGCACCAATTCATG TGCCAGGTGGAGAAACTCCAACGCAGATAAGACCAAAGTTAAGGTCAGGAGAAAGCTCAGAGAACCGCGTTTCTGTTTCCAAACAAGAAGCGATGTCGATGTCCTCGACGACGGCTACAAATGGAGAAAATACGGCCAAAAAGTCGTCAAGAACAGTCTTCATCCACGGTACCACCTCATTTCAATTCTCCTTCTAATTGAtactatgatattgtccactttgaacctAAGCTCTAAATTGAAACCCTTATGA